The stretch of DNA CGTTTCGGCGTCGGAGGTTCCCCGATAACCGGATGTTCCAAGGAAAAGCAAAGCGCCGCCCGCCTCTCCCCCGAGGCGGGCGGCGCTTTGCCGTTGCTGCTTGTTGCTACTTCTCGTCAGCGCCGGCGTAGAAGACTGACGGCGCGGCCGGCGTCTCCATGCCCTCACCGATGAAGAAGCTCGGGTGCGGCGGCTGGTTGTAGGCAACGCTCTCGCGGGCCACACCCGTCCGGTACATGGGATCGTGCATCAGGGTGCGGAGCCGGACCTCAGTGGGCGAGGTGCTGGTGTAGATCCGCAGCTCAGTGCTGTCCGACGACGGGTAGGCCAGCTCCTCCCGCCAGTCACCCAGGAGGTCCGCCTGCATCGACGGGTTGCCCTTGGTGCCATTGTTGGTCCTTGCACCGGCGGCGGTCAGGAGCCGGTCGCTGGATTCGGTTTCCCAGTTCCACTTCGAAACGGTGGGAACGCCCACCTGCGTGGCGGCGTCGAAGTCATGGTCAACAATTTCGCGCAGCAGGTCGCCGTCCCACCAGGCCATAAAGTTGGCGGCCGGGATCTTCTCGGAAATCCGTTCCCCCTTCGCGGACATCAGGTATCCAACCGGGGAGTTCCAGGCAGCGTCGCCGCCAACGGCCCATGCTTCGGCCCCTGCGTGGCGGGGATCGATGTCACCGACCGCCCCGCGGCCCGTGTCACGGGTGGCAGGAATGCTCCAAAGGATTTCACCCGTGGCGGCGTCGCGGAAGGTGGCGCCGCGGTTGCCACTCTGGCTCATGCTCTCGTGCACTGCGAAGGTTTCCAGGCCCGGGCGGGACGGATCCCAATCGCTCGTGTGGATCGCGTCGCCATGGCCGAGCCCGGTGTTGTAGAGGGGCTTGCCGTTGTCGTCGATGGTCATCGAACCAAAGACGAACTCGTCTTTGCCATCCTGGTCCACGTCAGCCACCGAGAGGTTGTGGTTGCCCTGGCCCTTGTACTGGGCTCCCTCAACGTCCGAGTCAAAGGTCCAGCGCTTCACCAGCTTGCCGTCCACCAGGTCGTAAGTGACCAGGACCGCGCGGGTGTAGTAGCCGCGGCTGAACATCATGGAGGGGTGTTCGCCGTCGAGGTAGGCGACGCCGGCCAGGAAGCGGTCCACGCGGTTGCCGTAGTTATCGCCCCAGGCCGCCACCGAACCGCGCGGCGGGTCGTAAGGCACGGTGTCCATAATGGTTCCGGTGGCGCCGTTGAACACGGTAAGGAATTCCGGTCCGGACAGGACGTAGCCGGCGCTGTTCCGGTAGTCTGCGGCAGCATCACCGATGACCGTCCCGGATCCGTCCGTGGTGCCGTCCGCCGTCTTCAGGGACACCTCGGCCTTGCCGTCGCCGTCAAAGTCGTACGCGAGGATCTGGGTGTAGTGGGCGCCGGCGCGGATGTTGCGGCCCAGGTCGATGCGCCACAGCTTGTTACCGTCCATCTTGTAGGCGTCCACGTACACGTTGCCGGTGTAGCCGGACTTCGAGTTGTCCTGCGCATTGGTGGGGTTCCAGAGCTGGATGATTTCGTAGGTGCCGTCGCCGTCCAGGTCTGCGACGCTCGAGTCGTTGGCCGTGTAGCTGTAGGGCTTTCCATCCTTGCTGACGCCGTCGGCCGGCTTGTCCAGCTTGATGGCCAGGTAGTTCTGGGCGAGCGGCGTGAACTCGGCGCTGAGCTTGTCCTGCCCGTTGCCGTTGCCCACCGTTTTGATGACGTACTTCGGCGCTGCCGTACCCGCCGGGTCAACGTAAGTGGTGGTATCGCGGATGGGCTCATCGGTGAGCTGGACGCCGTCGCGGATCACATGGAAGCCAACGCTGTCCTTGTCCAGGCCCAGCATCCGCCAGCCCAGGGTAACGCCCTGGTCCGTCAGCACCGCCACAGGAGCGCGGTCCAGGTTCTCCATCTGACGCTTGAGTTCTGTGCCCGACTGAGCCGGCGCAGTGCCGGGGTTTGCCTGGGCCAGGGGGAGGCCGGTAAAAGCGAGTGCGGCGGCCGTCAGCGATGCTGCTGCGGCAAGGGGAGCCGCTTTCCAGGCACGGCCGGCCCGGGATGCGGGGGAACATTTCGGGTGATAAAGCAAAAGGACATCTCCTTTGATGCGTCGGCAGCTGAGTCTGCGGCACGACAGTTGAAACGTTTCACTCCCCGTCGCAATCGAACCTTTCTGGGTGGTTCGGGCGGTGTGAAGCAGGAGGGAAAGCGCTTTCTGCCCTTTAGGTTTATCAGCGTGCTGAGCTTCGGGTCAAGGCCTTTCCGTTCCTAACTGGGAGTATTTGTTCTATTGCGTTTCGTTATTGGCAGGTCACCGCGACAACCGGCTGGCGGAACCACGACGGGTCCTGCCGCCACGCGCAGTGGCGGCAGGACGCCGGCGTACGTCTTTTCGACGTCTTTTATTCCCGGAACGCCCCTGAAATATCTGCGGCGTAGCAGCTGTTGGCGCGCATATGACAACAATCGGAATCATTGGTGCAGGA from Pseudarthrobacter siccitolerans encodes:
- a CDS encoding rhamnogalacturonan lyase is translated as MLYHPKCSPASRAGRAWKAAPLAAAASLTAAALAFTGLPLAQANPGTAPAQSGTELKRQMENLDRAPVAVLTDQGVTLGWRMLGLDKDSVGFHVIRDGVQLTDEPIRDTTTYVDPAGTAAPKYVIKTVGNGNGQDKLSAEFTPLAQNYLAIKLDKPADGVSKDGKPYSYTANDSSVADLDGDGTYEIIQLWNPTNAQDNSKSGYTGNVYVDAYKMDGNKLWRIDLGRNIRAGAHYTQILAYDFDGDGKAEVSLKTADGTTDGSGTVIGDAAADYRNSAGYVLSGPEFLTVFNGATGTIMDTVPYDPPRGSVAAWGDNYGNRVDRFLAGVAYLDGEHPSMMFSRGYYTRAVLVTYDLVDGKLVKRWTFDSDVEGAQYKGQGNHNLSVADVDQDGKDEFVFGSMTIDDNGKPLYNTGLGHGDAIHTSDWDPSRPGLETFAVHESMSQSGNRGATFRDAATGEILWSIPATRDTGRGAVGDIDPRHAGAEAWAVGGDAAWNSPVGYLMSAKGERISEKIPAANFMAWWDGDLLREIVDHDFDAATQVGVPTVSKWNWETESSDRLLTAAGARTNNGTKGNPSMQADLLGDWREELAYPSSDSTELRIYTSTSPTEVRLRTLMHDPMYRTGVARESVAYNQPPHPSFFIGEGMETPAAPSVFYAGADEK